One window from the genome of Oreochromis niloticus isolate F11D_XX linkage group LG20, O_niloticus_UMD_NMBU, whole genome shotgun sequence encodes:
- the lmbr1l gene encoding limb region 1 homolog-like protein gives METDDVSVREQLFHNRVRETIICVLLFTCLYMLSYLILNQFRKTAEFVTDDVEDATVNKIALWLCTFTLSVAVCAVLLLPISILSNEVLLTFPQSYYMQWLNGSLIHGLWNLVFLFSNLSLVFLMPFAYFFTESEGFAGSRKGVMARVYEAVVLLLLLALLVLGIVWVASALLHDNIARKSLYDLWEYYLPYLYSGISLFGVLLLLLCTPLGLSRMFSVTGSLLVKPRLLEDVEDTLSCTTFEEDSLSRKINCGSTSCWVKLNMEALKKEYQAVQSKRVALEMRRKASPWQRNLGYPLAMLVLLALTVMCVLMVCFNVLELLLDETAMPRGMEDPHLGMASFSMFGSLGAAVQVVLILYLMVSSVVGFYSSPLFTGLLPRAQDTNLTQIIANCVSLLILSSALPVFSRTLGITRFDLLGDFGRYNWLGNFYIVFLYNMLFAGLTSASLIKTVTWAVQRELIRAFGLHRLPLTVSRSTVPFRLLLASGLSKIQ, from the exons ATGGAAACGGACGACGTGTCGGTTAGAGAGCAACTTTTCCACAACCGTGTCCGGGAGACTATA ATCTGTGTTCTCCTGTTTACTTGCCTTTACATGCTGTCCTACCTCATCCTTAACCAATTCAGGAAGACTGCAGAGTTTGTCACCG ATGATGTCGAAGATGCAACTGTCAACAAAATTGC gCTGTGGCTGTGCACATTCACCCTGTCTGTTGCAGTGTGTGCTGTGCTCCTTCTCCCCATCTCCATTCTGTCCAATGAGGTTTTGCTCACCTTCCCACAGAGCTACTACATGCAGTGGCTCAATGGATCTCTTATTCATG GTTTGTGGAACCTAGTTTTCCTTTTCTCCAACCTGTCCCTGGTCTTCCTCATGCCTTTTGCATATTTCTTCACTGAGTCTGAGGGATTTGCAGGGTCCAGAAAG GGCGTAATGGCACGAGTTTATGAAGCAgttgtgctgctgttgctgctggccCTGCTTGTGCTGGGCATTGTGTGGGTGGCATCAGCCCTCCTACATGACAACATAGCCCGGAAGAGCCTCTACG ACCTGTGGGAGTATTACCTTCCCTACCTGTACTCGGGGATCTCTCTCTTTGgagtgctgctgcttttat TGTGCACTCCCTTAGGGTTGTCACGAATGTTCAGTGTAACGGGCAGCCTGCTAGTCAAACCACGG CTGCTGGAAGATGTTGAAGATACTCTGAGCTGCACCACATTTGAGGAAGACTCTCTCTCCAGGAAAATCAACT GTGGCAGTACATCCTGCTGGGTCAAGCTGAACATGGAGGCTCTGAAAAAAGAGTACCAAGCCGTCCAGAGTAAGCGTGTCGCCCTGG AGATGCGTAGGAAAGCGTCCCCATGGCAGCGAAACCTGGGCTACCCGCTTGCAATGCTTGTGCTTCTCGCACTGACG GTGATGTGTGTGCTGATGGTCTGTTTCAATGTGTTGGAGTTGCTACTGGATGAAACAGCCATGCCCAGAGGAATGGAG GACCCTCACCTTGGGATGGCCTCCTTTTCAATGTTTGGCTCACTGGGTGCTGCTGTTCAAGTAGTCCTCATTCT ttatCTGATGGTGTCCTCAGTGGTGGGCTTCTATAGTTCCCCTCTCTTCACTGGCCTCCTGCCTCGTGCACAAGACACCAACCTCACACAG ATAATCGCCAACTGTGTTTCACTGCTTATCCTGAGCTCTGCACTGCCTGTGTTTTCACGCACTCTTG GGATCACCCGTTTCGACCTACTGGGAGACTTTGGTCGATATAACTGGCTTGGGAACTTCTACATTGTATTTCTATACAACATGCTGTTTGCTGGCCTCACCTCTGCCTCTTTGATAAAGACGGTCACCTGGGCAGTACAAAGAGAGCTCATCCGTGCCTTTG GTCTCCACAGACTACCTTTAACTGTGTCACGCTCCACCGTCCCCTTCAGGCTCCTCCTGGCCAGTGGATTGTCTAAAATCCagtga
- the ikzf4 gene encoding zinc finger protein Eos isoform X2, with amino-acid sequence MQASGERMNADDCNGRSYTQGNGGESSTEQDFYGGLQGPSARSPNSQQSSPHRSLSANSIKVELCSDNESSGAPQPENKEAVRIDGGNNDRGDPMEEATAEYAGAGRDRASIYSEMASPNSASPGPIRLPNGKLQCEVCGMICIGPNVLMVHKRSHTGERPFQCNQCGASFTQKGNLLRHIKLHSGEKPFKCPVCNYACRRRDALAGHLRTHAVPSPTVGKPFKCSYCSRSYKQQSTLEEHLERCHTYQKSLDQQAAVNTQTAQGEASVKMETVIKPALQPANDKIQFVDRLAISITKRKRSTPQKFLGEKHMHLDPPEVPYELSSGSEKEGDLMTSQSVGDSAVLAGSQLYCARAKVENHELPALSQLHPTFLSELRTVMGSIGSNVTPHGPRAHGGGGLAPMSLGLAVREAGEGRDDQPTAHSHTTSPNGCPDSTDTESTAEEQSTRAAAPTSTSNNHHLHYQTSALPRSHPTSSPSQAKDLDPEWERACPVPPTIVKRSPGSPISSRDTVQVLDRDGRPVRSFHCRHCRILFLDHVMFTIHMGCHGFRQPFECNICGHRSQDRYEFSSHISRGEHQVG; translated from the exons ATGCAG GCATCTGGTGAGAGAATGAATGCTGATGACTGCAATGGACGCTCATACACACAAG GTAATGGAGGAGAATCATCAACAGAACAGGATTTTTATGGTGGGCTGCAGGGCCCTTCTGCGAGATCTCCAAACAGCCAGCAGTCCTCACCACACCGCTCCCTTAGTG CAAACTCCATCAAGGTTGAGTTGTGCAGTGATAACGAGTCATCAGGTGCTCCACAGCCGGAGAACAAAGAGGCTGTGAGGATCGACGGCGGGAATAATGACCGGGGAGACCCCATGGAAGAAGCCACTGCAGAGTACGCTGGGGCTGGAAGAGACAGAGCAAGCATATACAGTGAGATGGCCAGTCCAAATTCTGCTTCACCAGGACCTATCAGGTTGCCCAATGGGAAGCTCCAGTGTGAGGTGTGCGGGATGATCTGCATTGGACCTAACGTGCTGATGGTGCACAAGCGTAGCCAcacag GGGAGCGACCATTCCAGTGTAACCAGTGTGGAGCTTCCTTCACCCAGAAGGGAAACCTGTTGCGCCACATTAAATTGCATTCAGGAGAGAAGCCTTTCAAATGTCCCGTTTGCAATTACGCTTGCCGTCGGAGAGATGCACTGGCTGGACATCTGCGCACACATGCAG TTCCTTCTCCGACGGTGGGAAAACCTTTCAAGTGCAGCTACTGTAGCCGCAGCTACAAGCAACAAAGCACACTGGAGGAACATCTGGAGCGCTGCCATACTTATCAAAAGAGTCTGGACCAACAGGCGGCTGTCAACACACAGACAGCACAAG GTGAAGCGTCAGTAAAGATGGAGACAGTTATTAAACCTGCACTCCAGCCAGCCAATGACAAAATCCAGTTTGTGGATCGACTGGCTATAAGCATCACGAAACGTAAGAGGTCAACACCACAGAAGTTTTTGG GCGAAAAGCACATGCACCTTGACCCACCTGAAGTACCTTACGAATTGTCGTCTGGCTCTGAAAAAGAGGGGGACCTCATGACTTCACAGTCTGTTGGCGACTCAGCTGTGCTAGCCGGTTCACAGCTATACTGTGCCAGGGCTAAAGTTGAGAACCACGAGTTGCCTGCTCTGTCTCAGCTCCATCCCACCTTCCTGTCCGAGCTCCGCACAGTCATGGGCTCCATCGGCAGCAATGTCACCCCTCATGGCCCTCGGGCCCATGGCGGAGGTGGGCTGGCACCAATGTCTCTCGGCCTGGCTGTACGGGAGGCAGGTGAAGGCCGCGATGACCAGCCGACAGCACACAGTCACACCACCTCACCCAACGGCTGCCCCGActccacagacacagagagcaCAGCAGAAGAGCAGAGCACAAGGGCTGCTGCCCCGACAAGTACCTCCAACAACCACCACCTCCACTACCAAACCTCAGCACTGCCCCGCAGCCATCCCACTTCCAGCCCCAGCCAGGCCAAAGACTTGGACCCAGAGTGGGAGAGAGCGTGTCCTGTGCCCCCCACCATAGTAAAGAGGAGCCCTGGCTCACCCATTTCTTCCAGGGACACTGTGCAGGTGTTAGACCGGGATGGCAGGCCGGTGCGCTCCTTCCACTGTCGGCATTGCCGCATCCTCTTTCTGGACCATGTCATGTTTACCATCCACATGGGCTGCCACGGCTTCCGCCAGCCATTCGAGTGCAACATCTGTGGCCACCGCAGCCAGGACCGCTACGAGTTCTCATCTCACATCAGCCGTGGAGAGCACCAGGTGGGCTGA
- the ikzf4 gene encoding zinc finger protein Eos isoform X3, producing MNADDCNGRSYTQGNGGESSTEQDFYGGLQGPSARSPNSQQSSPHRSLSANSIKVELCSDNESSGAPQPENKEAVRIDGGNNDRGDPMEEATAEYAGAGRDRASIYSEMASPNSASPGPIRLPNGKLQCEVCGMICIGPNVLMVHKRSHTGERPFQCNQCGASFTQKGNLLRHIKLHSGEKPFKCPVCNYACRRRDALAGHLRTHAVPSPTVGKPFKCSYCSRSYKQQSTLEEHLERCHTYQKSLDQQAAVNTQTAQGEASVKMETVIKPALQPANDKIQFVDRLAISITKRKRSTPQKFLGEKHMHLDPPEVPYELSSGSEKEGDLMTSQSVGDSAVLAGSQLYCARAKVENHELPALSQLHPTFLSELRTVMGSIGSNVTPHGPRAHGGGGLAPMSLGLAVREAGEGRDDQPTAHSHTTSPNGCPDSTDTESTAEEQSTRAAAPTSTSNNHHLHYQTSALPRSHPTSSPSQAKDLDPEWERACPVPPTIVKRSPGSPISSRDTVQVLDRDGRPVRSFHCRHCRILFLDHVMFTIHMGCHGFRQPFECNICGHRSQDRYEFSSHISRGEHQVG from the exons ATGAATGCTGATGACTGCAATGGACGCTCATACACACAAG GTAATGGAGGAGAATCATCAACAGAACAGGATTTTTATGGTGGGCTGCAGGGCCCTTCTGCGAGATCTCCAAACAGCCAGCAGTCCTCACCACACCGCTCCCTTAGTG CAAACTCCATCAAGGTTGAGTTGTGCAGTGATAACGAGTCATCAGGTGCTCCACAGCCGGAGAACAAAGAGGCTGTGAGGATCGACGGCGGGAATAATGACCGGGGAGACCCCATGGAAGAAGCCACTGCAGAGTACGCTGGGGCTGGAAGAGACAGAGCAAGCATATACAGTGAGATGGCCAGTCCAAATTCTGCTTCACCAGGACCTATCAGGTTGCCCAATGGGAAGCTCCAGTGTGAGGTGTGCGGGATGATCTGCATTGGACCTAACGTGCTGATGGTGCACAAGCGTAGCCAcacag GGGAGCGACCATTCCAGTGTAACCAGTGTGGAGCTTCCTTCACCCAGAAGGGAAACCTGTTGCGCCACATTAAATTGCATTCAGGAGAGAAGCCTTTCAAATGTCCCGTTTGCAATTACGCTTGCCGTCGGAGAGATGCACTGGCTGGACATCTGCGCACACATGCAG TTCCTTCTCCGACGGTGGGAAAACCTTTCAAGTGCAGCTACTGTAGCCGCAGCTACAAGCAACAAAGCACACTGGAGGAACATCTGGAGCGCTGCCATACTTATCAAAAGAGTCTGGACCAACAGGCGGCTGTCAACACACAGACAGCACAAG GTGAAGCGTCAGTAAAGATGGAGACAGTTATTAAACCTGCACTCCAGCCAGCCAATGACAAAATCCAGTTTGTGGATCGACTGGCTATAAGCATCACGAAACGTAAGAGGTCAACACCACAGAAGTTTTTGG GCGAAAAGCACATGCACCTTGACCCACCTGAAGTACCTTACGAATTGTCGTCTGGCTCTGAAAAAGAGGGGGACCTCATGACTTCACAGTCTGTTGGCGACTCAGCTGTGCTAGCCGGTTCACAGCTATACTGTGCCAGGGCTAAAGTTGAGAACCACGAGTTGCCTGCTCTGTCTCAGCTCCATCCCACCTTCCTGTCCGAGCTCCGCACAGTCATGGGCTCCATCGGCAGCAATGTCACCCCTCATGGCCCTCGGGCCCATGGCGGAGGTGGGCTGGCACCAATGTCTCTCGGCCTGGCTGTACGGGAGGCAGGTGAAGGCCGCGATGACCAGCCGACAGCACACAGTCACACCACCTCACCCAACGGCTGCCCCGActccacagacacagagagcaCAGCAGAAGAGCAGAGCACAAGGGCTGCTGCCCCGACAAGTACCTCCAACAACCACCACCTCCACTACCAAACCTCAGCACTGCCCCGCAGCCATCCCACTTCCAGCCCCAGCCAGGCCAAAGACTTGGACCCAGAGTGGGAGAGAGCGTGTCCTGTGCCCCCCACCATAGTAAAGAGGAGCCCTGGCTCACCCATTTCTTCCAGGGACACTGTGCAGGTGTTAGACCGGGATGGCAGGCCGGTGCGCTCCTTCCACTGTCGGCATTGCCGCATCCTCTTTCTGGACCATGTCATGTTTACCATCCACATGGGCTGCCACGGCTTCCGCCAGCCATTCGAGTGCAACATCTGTGGCCACCGCAGCCAGGACCGCTACGAGTTCTCATCTCACATCAGCCGTGGAGAGCACCAGGTGGGCTGA
- the ikzf4 gene encoding zinc finger protein Eos isoform X1 — translation MLSRRLGKQTAIQTIKRKTPIGRQASGERMNADDCNGRSYTQGNGGESSTEQDFYGGLQGPSARSPNSQQSSPHRSLSANSIKVELCSDNESSGAPQPENKEAVRIDGGNNDRGDPMEEATAEYAGAGRDRASIYSEMASPNSASPGPIRLPNGKLQCEVCGMICIGPNVLMVHKRSHTGERPFQCNQCGASFTQKGNLLRHIKLHSGEKPFKCPVCNYACRRRDALAGHLRTHAVPSPTVGKPFKCSYCSRSYKQQSTLEEHLERCHTYQKSLDQQAAVNTQTAQGEASVKMETVIKPALQPANDKIQFVDRLAISITKRKRSTPQKFLGEKHMHLDPPEVPYELSSGSEKEGDLMTSQSVGDSAVLAGSQLYCARAKVENHELPALSQLHPTFLSELRTVMGSIGSNVTPHGPRAHGGGGLAPMSLGLAVREAGEGRDDQPTAHSHTTSPNGCPDSTDTESTAEEQSTRAAAPTSTSNNHHLHYQTSALPRSHPTSSPSQAKDLDPEWERACPVPPTIVKRSPGSPISSRDTVQVLDRDGRPVRSFHCRHCRILFLDHVMFTIHMGCHGFRQPFECNICGHRSQDRYEFSSHISRGEHQVG, via the exons ATGCTGTCGCGCCGCCTGGGAAAACAAACAGCTATTCAGacaattaaaaggaaaacaccGATCGGTCGCCAG GCATCTGGTGAGAGAATGAATGCTGATGACTGCAATGGACGCTCATACACACAAG GTAATGGAGGAGAATCATCAACAGAACAGGATTTTTATGGTGGGCTGCAGGGCCCTTCTGCGAGATCTCCAAACAGCCAGCAGTCCTCACCACACCGCTCCCTTAGTG CAAACTCCATCAAGGTTGAGTTGTGCAGTGATAACGAGTCATCAGGTGCTCCACAGCCGGAGAACAAAGAGGCTGTGAGGATCGACGGCGGGAATAATGACCGGGGAGACCCCATGGAAGAAGCCACTGCAGAGTACGCTGGGGCTGGAAGAGACAGAGCAAGCATATACAGTGAGATGGCCAGTCCAAATTCTGCTTCACCAGGACCTATCAGGTTGCCCAATGGGAAGCTCCAGTGTGAGGTGTGCGGGATGATCTGCATTGGACCTAACGTGCTGATGGTGCACAAGCGTAGCCAcacag GGGAGCGACCATTCCAGTGTAACCAGTGTGGAGCTTCCTTCACCCAGAAGGGAAACCTGTTGCGCCACATTAAATTGCATTCAGGAGAGAAGCCTTTCAAATGTCCCGTTTGCAATTACGCTTGCCGTCGGAGAGATGCACTGGCTGGACATCTGCGCACACATGCAG TTCCTTCTCCGACGGTGGGAAAACCTTTCAAGTGCAGCTACTGTAGCCGCAGCTACAAGCAACAAAGCACACTGGAGGAACATCTGGAGCGCTGCCATACTTATCAAAAGAGTCTGGACCAACAGGCGGCTGTCAACACACAGACAGCACAAG GTGAAGCGTCAGTAAAGATGGAGACAGTTATTAAACCTGCACTCCAGCCAGCCAATGACAAAATCCAGTTTGTGGATCGACTGGCTATAAGCATCACGAAACGTAAGAGGTCAACACCACAGAAGTTTTTGG GCGAAAAGCACATGCACCTTGACCCACCTGAAGTACCTTACGAATTGTCGTCTGGCTCTGAAAAAGAGGGGGACCTCATGACTTCACAGTCTGTTGGCGACTCAGCTGTGCTAGCCGGTTCACAGCTATACTGTGCCAGGGCTAAAGTTGAGAACCACGAGTTGCCTGCTCTGTCTCAGCTCCATCCCACCTTCCTGTCCGAGCTCCGCACAGTCATGGGCTCCATCGGCAGCAATGTCACCCCTCATGGCCCTCGGGCCCATGGCGGAGGTGGGCTGGCACCAATGTCTCTCGGCCTGGCTGTACGGGAGGCAGGTGAAGGCCGCGATGACCAGCCGACAGCACACAGTCACACCACCTCACCCAACGGCTGCCCCGActccacagacacagagagcaCAGCAGAAGAGCAGAGCACAAGGGCTGCTGCCCCGACAAGTACCTCCAACAACCACCACCTCCACTACCAAACCTCAGCACTGCCCCGCAGCCATCCCACTTCCAGCCCCAGCCAGGCCAAAGACTTGGACCCAGAGTGGGAGAGAGCGTGTCCTGTGCCCCCCACCATAGTAAAGAGGAGCCCTGGCTCACCCATTTCTTCCAGGGACACTGTGCAGGTGTTAGACCGGGATGGCAGGCCGGTGCGCTCCTTCCACTGTCGGCATTGCCGCATCCTCTTTCTGGACCATGTCATGTTTACCATCCACATGGGCTGCCACGGCTTCCGCCAGCCATTCGAGTGCAACATCTGTGGCCACCGCAGCCAGGACCGCTACGAGTTCTCATCTCACATCAGCCGTGGAGAGCACCAGGTGGGCTGA
- the wnt1 gene encoding protein Wnt-1, which produces MRSLALLLGVKAACILLVSSLSGTGAVNNSGRWWGIVNVASSSNLLTNSKNVQLVLDPSLALLSRRQRRLIRQNPGILHAIAAGLHTAIKECKWQFRNRRWNCPTTHSPAVFGKIVNRGCRETAFVFAITSAGVTHAVARSCSEGAIETCTCDYRRRGPGGPDWHWGGCSDNVDFGRMFSREFVDSSERGRDLRYLTNLHNNEAGRMTVSSEMRQECKCHGMSGSCTVRTCWMRLPSFRTVGDFLKDRFDGASRVVYANKGSNRASHRADPRHLEPENPAHKPPSSMDLVYYEKSPNFCSYNGKTGTLGTSGRTCNSSSPGLDGCELLCCGRGFKSRTESVTERCHCTFHWCCHVSCLNCTSTRTLHQCL; this is translated from the exons ATGAGGAGTCTGGCGCTGCTGTTAGGGGTGAAAGCCGCTTGCATCCTCTTGGTGTCTTCGCTCTCCGGCACAGGGGCAGTCAACAACAGCGGCCGGTGGTG GGGTATTGTCAATGTGGCTTCCTCGTCCAACCTCCTCACCAATTCCAAGAACGTGCAGTTGGTCCTGGACCCAAGCCTGGCCCTTCTGAGCCGTCGCCAGCGCCGGCTGATTCGGCAGAATCCTGGCATCTTGCATGCCATCGCCGCTGGACTGCACACTGCCATAAAGGAGTGCAAGTGGCAGTTCCGCAACCGCCGCTGGAACTGCCCGACCACCCACAGTCCAGCAGTTTTTGGCAAAATTGTCAATCGTG GTTGCCGAGAGACAGCATTTGTATTTGCCATTACCAGCGCAGGAGTGACCCACGCTGTGGCTCGTTCCTGCTCAGAGGGGGCTATTGAGACGTGCACATGCGATTATCGCCGCCGAGGTCCTGGAGGACCAGACTGGCACTGGGGAGGCTGCAGTGACAATGTGGATTTTGGCCGGATGTTCAGCCGTGAGTTTGTGGACTCCAGTGAGCGGGGCAGAGATCTGCGCTATCTCACCAACCTGCACAATAATGAAGCCGGCAGGATG ACTGTGTCATCAGAGATGCGTCAGGAATGCAAGTGCCATGGCATGTCTGGCTCCTGCACAGTGCGCACCTGTTGGATGCGCCTGCCCAGCTTCCGCACAGTGGGAGACTTTCTTAAGGACCGGTTTGATGGCGCATCCAGAGTTGTTTATGCCAACAAGGGCAGCAACCGTGCCTCTCACCGAGCCGATCCCCGGCATCTAGAGCCTGAAAACCCAGCTCACAAACCCCCTTCGTCTATGGATCTTGTCTATTATGAGAAATCACCCAACTTCTGCTCCTACAATGGCAAAACTGGCACTCTGGGAACATCGGGGAGAACGTGCAACAGCTCTTCTCCGGGCCTGGATGGCTGTGAGCTGCTCTGCTGCGGACGTGGGTTTAAGTCCCGGACTGAAAGCGTGACTGAACGCTGCCACTGCACATTCCACTGGTGCTGTCATGTCAGTTGTCTGAACTGCACCAGTACAAGGACGTTACATCAGTGTCTATGA
- the dnajc22 gene encoding dnaJ homolog subfamily C member 22 produces the protein MVKSIIVAYTLWAVGGPLGLHHLYLGRDTHALLWMLTLGGFGFGWVREFIRIPAYVSEANQEGNKERKRPPTSTPPPVSPVRFAGQVCVGVYFGTVAMIGLNSLSFFYLIVLPLCVGAGVHLVSNVGQQTSDLQKTLTSCLATSLLFYGSTLSPLPISLAASVTAAKHRTFKPPRTPGSKQKLGPRLYRIGLGWLAFSAPLAYCIFHNTTATLYYLSDSIAALLDIFWFLPWLRSVLEYLLLTPYRILCVLTGGGYYEEAWRKVLEILLKEYTEREKEALKILSLGAEASLEEISRSYRELAKKWHPDHNPSKDAEEIFVKLQEAYEVLLRWHRPNRFK, from the exons ATGGTAAAAAGTATAATTGTTGCCTACACCCTGTGGGCAGTAGGTGGGCCTTTGGGCCTTCACCATTTGTACTTAGGGAGAGACACCCATGCTCTGCTATGGATGCTAACACTAGGAGGATTTGGATTTGGGTGGGTCAGGGAATTTATACGAATCCCTGCTTATGTTAGTGAGGCCAATCAAGaaggaaataaagaaagaaaaaggcctCCCACCTCAACCCCTCCACCTGTGAGTCCTGTCAGATTTGCAGGACAGGTGTGTGTTGGAGTCTACTTTGGCACTGTGGCCATGATAGGGCTGAACTCCCTCAGTTTCTTCTACTTGATTGTGTTGCCTTTATGTGTGGGTGCAGGGGTGCATCTGGTGTCCAATGTTGGCCAGCAGACCTCCGATCTCCAAAAGACTTTGACTTCTTGTCTCGCAACCTCCCTGCTATTCTATGGCAGCACATTATCTCCTCTTCCTATAAGCTTGGCTGCCAGCGTCACTGCTGCAAAGCACCGCACGTTCAAACCTCCACGGACACCTGGGAGCAAACAGAAATTAG GTCCACGGCTTTATAGGATCGGTCTAGGTTGGCTGGCCTTCTCTGCACCGCTGGCTTACTGTATTTTCCACAACACCACAGCCACCCTGTACTATCTGTCTGACTCTATAGCAGCACTGCTGGATATTTTCTGGTTCCTGCCTTGGCTCAGAAGTGTGTTGGAGTACCTTCTTTTAACGCCATATCGGATATTGTGTGTGCTTACTGGAGGAGGGTACTATGAAGAGGCCTGGAGGAAGGTGCTAGAAATACTGCTCAAAGAAtacactgagagagaaaaagaggcaCTGAAG ATATTGTCTCTAGGAGCAGAGGCCTCTCTTGAGGAGATATCCCGAAGTTATAGGGAACTGGCCAAGAAGTGGCATCCAGATCACAACCCCAGCAAGGATGCTGAGGAAATATTTGTGAAGCTCCAGGAGGCTTATGAGGTCCTTCTACGTTGGCATAGGCCCAATCGATTCAAGTAG